From the genome of Candidozyma auris chromosome 2, complete sequence, one region includes:
- the SET2 gene encoding histone methyltransferase SET2 produces MSNGTTPELFMDAEDKTAEAKTKFTEIVECTYLSKSLGSIASKELMACDCAEEWDHEKQMNMACGEHSHCINRVTSVECTNKSCFCGKDCQNQRFQKKQYSEVKVIQTENKGYGLVAEKPISEGAFVYEYIGEVIDEATFRQRMIDYDTRKLRHFYFMMLTKDAFIDATDKGSLARFCNHSCSPNAYVDKWVVGDKLRMGIFAKREIQPGEEITFDYNVDRYGAQSQPCYCGSANCLGWMGGKTQTDAALLLPDGISEALGVTRTQEKAWLKRNKQAKVAQQNAEATINEDFVKSLEVEALSEADVSKAMAALMKAEDVIVAEKIIERLYLTEDAKINSIIVRLHGYKTLSQVLKDHASDSDDLTSKVLSILKRWPTMTRNKIESSQIEDVVKKIVEDTENPEIRELGSELLSDWSKLEMAYRIPKNREGSAKAERAGRGSMSPLYGRTVRSASPTWGYEDATEQGGNESPQSDVNDDDELPPGWQKAVDPNTDTVYYYHAELGISKWEKPKGIVPKGPSFPKGPAKQKQFKNQQPKGKLRVGKPNHKEGEFSSIEEEKLRKLKEEQFKEMQQKEKLLQDLIAQSQQEAEEKKKQAEEARRAKLEKINQKRKQKEMARVRAKLPPSKESVEVQWTKTLAKYIPNMIKKYEAEIGHENVKGCARDLVKILSSKETKRDPDSPPPKELDNAKLKKLKEFSSNFMQKFLIKFRNKRPRTEQTHSNGQSEKQAT; encoded by the coding sequence aTGTCAAATGGGACAACACCGGAGCTCTTCATGGACGCCGAGGACAAAACGGCCGAGGCAAAGACCAAGTTTACAGAGATTGTGGAATGTACTTATCTATCCAAAAGCCTAGGCAGCATAGCGCTGAAAGAGCTCATGGCATGTGACTGTGCTGAAGAATGGGATCATGAAAAGCAGATGAATATGGCTTGCGGCGAACATAGTCATTGTATCAACAGAGTTACTTCCGTCGAATGTACAAACAAGCTGTGTTTTTGTGGGAAAGACTGTCAGAATCAGCgatttcaaaagaaacagtATAGTGAGGTCAAAGTCATCCAGACAGAGAACAAAGGGTATGGTTTGGTTGCTGAAAAACCCATTTCTGAGGGAGCATTTGTATATGAGTACATTGGAGAGGTGATAGACGAGGCAACGTTCAGACAACGAATGATCGACTACGACACGAGAAAACTACGCCATTTCTACTTTATGATGCTCACGAAAGATGCCTTTATTGATGCTACGGATAAGGGGTCGTTGGCAAGGTTTTGTAATCATTCCTGTTCACCAAATGCGTACGTGGATAAATGGGTGGTTGGCGATAAGTTACGAATGGGAATATTTGCCAAGCGTGAGATTCAACCGGGGGAGGAGATCACCTTTGATTATAATGTTGATCGCTACGGTGCTCAGCTGCAACCTTGCTACTGTGGCTCTGCCAACTGTCTTGGTTGGATGGGTGGAAAGACTCAGACGGATGCTGCCCTTCTACTCCCAGATGGTATTTCAGAAGCTTTGGGTGTGACCAGAACTCAAGAAAAAGCATGGTTGAAGCGTAACAAGCAGGCCAAAGTTGCACAGCAGAACGCTGAAGCTACAATCAATGAAGACTTCGTCAAGAGCCTTGAGGTTGAGGCATTAAGCGAAGCCGACGTGAGCAAAGCCATGGctgctttgatgaaagctGAAGACGTCATTGTTGCTGAGAAAATTATTGAGCGGCTCTACTTGACCGAGGATGCCAAAATCAATTCTATCATTGTGCGTCTTCACGGTTATAAAACACTCTCGCAGGTTTTAAAAGACCATGCATCGGATCTGGATGACTTGACAAGTAAGGTGTTActgattttgaagagatggcCCACTATGACACGTAACAAGATCGAGCTGTCTCAAATTGAGGACGTGGTCAAGAAAATTGTGGAGGACACAGAAAACCCTGAAATTAGAGAACTTGGATCTGAGCTTCTATCTGATTGGAGCAAGTTAGAAATGGCCTATAGAATCCCCAAGAATAGGGAAGGCTCAGCAAAAGCGGAGAGAGCTGGCCGAGGGTCCATGTCCCCATTGTACGGAAGAACTGTGCGCCTGGCATCTCCAACCTGGGGTTACGAGGATGCGACAGAACAAGGAGGCAACGAATCGCCGCAAAGTGAcgtcaatgatgatgatgagttgCCTCCAGGATGGCAGAAAGCCGTGGATCCAAACACGGATACAGTGTATTACTACCATGCGGAATTGGGTATTTCTAAGTGGGAGAAGCCAAAGGGGATTGTGCCCAAGGGCCCATCGTTCCCTAAGGGACCTGCGAAGCAGAAACAGttcaaaaatcaacaaccCAAGGGCAAACTTAGAGTTGGAAAACCCAATCACAAAGAGGGTGAgttctcttcaattgaagaggagaaaCTTCGTAAACTTAAAGAGGAGCAGTTTAAAGAAATGCAACAGAAGGAAAAGTTGCTACAAGATCTTATAGCTCAATCACAACAAGAAGCggaggagaaaaaaaagcaagcAGAGGAGGCCAGACGAGCAAAACTCGAAAAAATCAATCAGAAGCGGAAGCAGAAAGAAATGGCCAGGGTCAGGGCAAAATTGCCGCCTTCAAAGGAATCTGTGGAGGTACAATGGACCAAGACTTTGGCTAAATATATCCCCAACATGATCAAGAAATACGAAGCAGAGATTGGTCATGAGAACGTGAAGGGGTGTGCTCGAgacttggtgaagattttgCTGAGtaaagaaacaaagagagATCCTGAttcaccaccaccaaagGAGCTTGACAACGCtaagctcaaaaagctcaaggagtttTCATCGAACTTCATGCAGAAgtttttgatcaagttcaGAAACAAGAGACCACGGACAGAACAGACCCACAGTAACGGCCAGTCAGAAAAGCAAGCTACTTGA
- the GPD1 gene encoding glycerol-3-phosphate dehydrogenase (NAD(+)), with amino-acid sequence MSTPAQRLHHIAQIMGSRTSSEKSLSPASPFKISVIGSGNWGTTIAKILAENAAARPHLFKHYVDMWVFEEKVNGRNLTEIINTDHENVRYLPGVQLPKNLRAQPDIVKVAEDADLLVFNLPHQFLPKVCKMLKGKVKPTCRAISCLKGLEVTPEGCKLLSTVITEELGLACGALSGANLAPEIARGKWSETTVAYTMPKDFRGPGKDIDLFVLKAAFHRPYFHVNVVQDVAGVSVAGALKNIVALAVGFVEGLGWGDNAKAAIMRVGLLETIKFSQTFFPESESGTFTKESAGVADLITTCSGGRNVKVGRYMAETGESAEVAEKKLLNGQSSQGIITAREVHELLTNVNKTEEFPLFEATYQIIYGTESIENLPKLLETCDD; translated from the coding sequence ATGTCCACACCAGCTCAGAGATTGCATCACATTGCTCAGATCATGGGCTCCCGCACCCTGTCGGAGAAGTCGTTGCTGCCTGCGCTGCCTTTCAAGATCTCCGTTATCGGCTCCGGCAACTGGGGCACCACCATCGCCAAGATCCTTGCTGAAAACGCTGCCGCCAGACCTCACTTGTTCAAGCACTATGTGGACATGTGGGTGTTTGAGGAGAAGGTCAACGGCCGCAACTTGACcgagatcatcaacaccGACCACGAGAACGTGCGCTATCTTCCTGGCGTCCAGCTCCCAAAGAACTTGAGGGCCCAGCCTGATATTGTCAAGGTGGCCGAGGACGCCGACTTGTTGGTGTTCAACTTGCCCCACCAGTTCTTACCCAAAGTGTGCAAGATGTTGAAGGGCAAGGTGAAGCCTACTTGCAGGGCCATCTCCTGCCTCAAGGGTTTGGAGGTGACTCCTGAAGGTTGCAAGTTGTTGAGTACCGTCATTACTGAAGAATTGGGCTTGGCCTGTGGTGCTCTTTCGGGCGCCAACTTGGCTCCTGAGATCGCTAGAGGAAAGTGGTCGGAAACCACCGTCGCATACACCATGCCTAAGGACTTCAGAGGCCCCGGCAAAGATATCGACCTCTTTGTGCTCAAGGCTGCTTTCCACAGACCTTACTTCCACGTGAACGTTGTTCAGGACGTGGCCGGTGTGTCTGTCGCTGgtgctttgaagaacattGTCGCCTTGGCTGTCGGTTTTGTGGAAGGCTTGGGCTGGGGTGACAACGCCAAGGCTGCCATCATGAGAGTAGGTCTTTTGGAAACCATCAAATTCTCGCAAACGTTCTTCCCCGAGTCCGAGTCTGGCACTTTCACCAAGGAGTCTGCCGGTGTGGCAGACTTGATCACAACGTGCTCTGGTGGCCGTAACGTCAAGGTGGGCCGTTACATGGCCGAAACCGGCGAGAGCGCCGAGGTGGccgagaagaagttgttgaacgGCCAGTCCTCCCAGGGTATCATCACTGCCCGTGAGGTGCACGAGTTGTTGACCAACGTGAACAAGACGGAAGAATTTCCCTTGTTCGAGGCCACCTACCAGATCATCTACGGTACTGAGAGTATCGAGAACTTGcccaagttgttggagacgTGTGACGATTAG
- the PHO23 gene encoding Pho23p, giving the protein MLEKPFSILSPQLQSMSQDLPARQRSQRLANKAKAEDTFTKYFLQFKQKARNINNANELLPGLNDISDAFEAMPLDLVKYLTLLKEIDAKCINTIPLINRQITSYIDDLHRNGAPDALSRDEKTVRLGRLKKRIFEVIPCLEEKMHVTSVANDVMAKHLHRIDNDYKVIIGNNEIPESVRLGPLNHRAMIHDPAAAAEAAKSAQSQRSELRREALAARKANKDGDEDDSGKRRRGGASNGRETTPLENNSGAGANGTGNSGVSNSRKRKGQDDKGPVPPEKKRAGTKPKKDKDEEGGTGARAGSSGPSGGEPTYCYCDQVSFGEMVGCDGDSCKREWFHLPCIGFKNPPKGKWYCDECLAKMKKKPVK; this is encoded by the coding sequence ATGCTCGAAAAGCCGTTCTCCATCCTTTCACCACAACTACAGTCAATGCTGCAAGATCTTCCGGCGAGACAGAGGTCGCAAAGGCTCGCAAATAAAGCCAAAGCAGAGGACACGTTCACGAAGTATTTCCTTCAGTTCAAGCAGAAAGCTCgcaacatcaacaacgcCAATGAGCTCCTTCCAGGCTTAAACGATATCCTGGATGCCTTTGAGGCCATGCCCCTTGATTTAGTCAAGTATCTAACGCTcctcaaagaaattgatgcAAAGTGCATCAACACGATTCCATTGATTAACAGGCAAATCACGAGCTATATTGACGATCTCCATAGAAACGGAGCTCCAGATGCGTTATCCAGAGATGAAAAGACCGTAAGGCTTGGCCGCTTAAAGAAACGCATTTTTGAAGTCATTCCATGtttggaagagaagatgcACGTTACCTCGGTAGCTAACGACGTCATGGCCAAACATTTGCACAGAATTGATAATGATTACAAAGTGATTATAGGGAACAACGAGATCCCCGAGCTGGTGAGACTCGGACCCCTTAACCACAGAGCTATGATCCATGatcctgctgctgcagcTGAGGCGGCGAAACTGGCGCAGTCGCAGCGTCTGGAGTTGAGAAGAGAGGCTCTTGCAGCGAGGAAAGCTAATAAAGATGGAGACGAAGATGACAGTGGTAAACGACGTCGTGGAGGTGCAAGTAACGGGCGCGAAACAACGCCTCTAGAGAACAATTCTGGTGCAGGCGCCAATGGTACTGGCAACAGTGGGGTGCTGAATTCTCGGAAACGTAAAGGACAAGATGATAAGGGCCCGGTGCctccagagaagaagcgcGCAGGAAcgaaaccaaagaaagacaaagacgaagaggGTGGCACCGGAGCAAGAGCTGGTCTGCTGGGGCCCTCAGGGGGCGAGCCAACGTACTGTTACTGTGACCAGGTCTCCTTCGGAGAGATGGTGGGATGTGATGGAGATTCGTGTAAGAGAGAGTGGTTCCACTTACCGTGTATTGGTTTCAAGAACCCACCAAAGGGCAAATGGTATTGTGACGAGTGTTTGgcgaagatgaaaaagaagccagTCAAGTGA
- the RAS1 gene encoding Ras family GTPase RAS1 has product MLKEYKLVVVGGGGVGKSALTIQLIQSHFVDEYDPTIEDSYRKQCTVDNEQVVLDILDTAGQEEYSAMREQYMRTGEGFLLVYAINSRNSLEELQTFYEQIQRVKDSDNVPVLVVGNKSDLEIERQVSYEEGAELAKALNCPFLETSAKQRINVEEAFYGLVRSINEKTTEVPLQEQEAPASSATPAAAPASNDAAAETPNGAVDGGNNKTTQPSKPAAERKTAQTSSSAPAPKEKSGCCVIV; this is encoded by the coding sequence ATGTTAAAAGAGTATAAGTTGGTTGTTGTGGGCGGCGGTGGTGTCGGTAAATCTGCGCTCACCATTCAGCTCATTCAGTctcattttgttgatgaataTGATCCTACGATCGAAGATTCCTACAGAAAACAGTGCACAGTCGACAATGAACAAGTGGTGTTGGATATTTTAGATACCGCCGGTCAGGAAGAATATCTGGCCATGAGAGAGCAGTACATGAGAACCGGCGAAGGTTTTTTGTTGGTGTATGCCATCAACTCTAGAAACTCATTGGAAGAATTGCAGACGTTCTATGAGCAGATTCAGAGGGTCAAAGATTCCGACAATGTGCCAGTGTTGGTTGTGGGAAATAAGTCAGATTTGGAGATTGAGAGACAGGTAAGTTACGAGGAAGGTGCCGAATTGGCAAAAGCTTTGAACTGCCCCTTTTTAGAGACGTCAGCCAAGCAGAGAATCAATGTTGAAGAGGCCTTTTACGGATTGGTTAGATCAATTAATGAAAAGACCACCGAAGTTCCACTCCAGGAGCAGGAGGCTCCTGCTTCCTCCGCTACCCCCGCGGCTGCGCCAGCCCTGAAcgatgctgctgctgaaacCCCTAATGGAGCAGTGGATGgtggcaacaacaagaCAACCCAGCCCAGCAAGCCTGCTGCCGAGAGGAAAACAGCTCAGACTCTGTCGAGCGCGCCGGCGCCAAAGGAGAAGAGCGGGTGTTGTGTGATTGTGTAG
- a CDS encoding dolichyl-diphosphooligosaccharide-protein glycotransferase — MAKKDATKKAAQAAQAAVAAHTEDENVKTIPKTSQKSNLAGSFNDVLGAVEATYNDYLQTLTPRLKLIDTLLVFLVALGVLQFVYVLLIGNFPFNAFLGGFISCVGQFVLTVSLRMQYATADKDRASSIFSSISPEVAFGEYVFASLILHFIVFHFIN, encoded by the coding sequence ATGGCTAAGAAGGACGCCACAAAGAAGGCCGCTCAGGCCGCACAGGCCGCGGTCGCTGCTCACACAGAAGACGAGAACGTCAAGACAATTCCTAaaacttctcaaaagctGAACTTGGCAGGATCCTTCAACGACGTGTTGGGAGCCGTCGAGGCTACATACAACGATTACTTGCAAACATTGACGCCTCGTCTCAAGTTAATCGACACGCTATTAGTATTCTTGGTGGCATTAGGTGTTTTGCAGTTTGTCTACGTGCTTCTCATAGGAAACTTCCCCTTCAATGCCTTCTTGGGCGGATTTATCTCGTGTGTGGGTCAGTTCGTGCTAACCGTGAGTTTAAGAATGCAGTATGCCACTGCTGACAAGGATAGGGCATCTAGTATTTTTAGCTCGATATCACCAGAAGTGGCTTTTGGCGAGTACGTCTTTGCCAGTTTGATATTACACTTCATCGTGTTCCATTTCATCAACTAA
- the OCA1 gene encoding putative tyrosine protein phosphatase → MSTEAVKDDQPVDPLQQKRISTAPVSRIIPPLNFCPVEKQLYRSGQPSVINQSFLQELNLKTIIWLASEEPAEEFLDYCSRQNINIEFVGMINDYNYSNINPWDSLDERTIKNALELVCNKDNYPLLVCCGMGRHRTGAVIGCLRRLQGWNLASVSEEYRRFAGARGGRILVELLIESFDVSTVEVEPSKLPDFLR, encoded by the coding sequence ATGTCGACAGAAGCAGTCAAAGACGACCAGCCGGTCGACCCATTACAGCAAAAACGCATTTCCACCGCGCCAGTGCTGCGAATCATCCCTCCTTTGAACTTTTGCCCTGTCGAGAAGCAGCTCTATAGATCTGGCCAGCCGCTGGTGATCAACCAGtcttttttgcaagaaTTGAATCTCAAAACCATCATTTGGCTCGCGAGTGAAGAGCCCGCTGAAGAGTTTTTAGACTACTGCTCTCGTCAGAACATAAATATTGAGTTTGTGGGGATGATCAACGACTACAACTACTCCAACATAAATCCTTGGGATCTGTTGGACGAGAGAACAATTAAAAATGCTTTGGAGCTTGTGTGTAATAAAGACAATTACCCGCTACTAGTTTGCTGTGGGATGGGTCGTCATAGAACGGGTGCTGTCATAGGATGTCTAAGAAGACTACAGGGCTGGAATTTGGCCAGTGTGTCCGAGGAGTATAGACGTTTTGCGGGAGCTCGTGGGGGTAGAATCTTGGTCGAGCTTCTCATAGAGAGCTTCGATGTGCTGACAGTAGAGGTGGAGCCACTGAAACTTCCCGATTTCTTACGCTGA
- a CDS encoding glutathione peroxidase codes for MSKFYDLKPLDARGEPFPFSELKGKVVVIINVASKCGFTPQYKELEELNKKYKDKGVQLIGFPCNQFGGQEPGSSEEIASFCQLNYGVTFPVLKKIEVNGDNADPVYKWLKEQKSGLLGLTRIKWNFEKFLIDKQGNVVERYSSLTKPKSLEPKIEELLKA; via the coding sequence ATGTCTAAATTCTACGATCTCAAGCCATTGGATGCCAGAGGCGAGCCTTTCCCTTTCTCGGAGTTAAAGGGCAAAGTTGTTGTCATAATCAACGTTGCCTCCAAATGTGGCTTTACGCCTCAGTATAAGGAGTTGGAAgaattgaacaaaaaataCAAGGACAAAGGAGTTCAGTTGATCGGATTTCCTTGTAACCAGTTCGGCGGTCAGGAGCCCGGCAGCTCGGAGGAGATTGCGTCTTTCTGCCAGCTTAATTATGGCGTCACTTTTCCAgtgctcaagaagatcgaggTCAATGGCGATAATGCAGACCCAGTGTATAAGTGGTTGAAGGAACAAAAGTCTGGACTCTTGGGCCTTACTAGGATTAAATGGAACTtcgagaagtttttgattGACAAGCAAGGTAATGTCGTGGAGAGATACTCGTCGCTTACTAAGCCAAAGTCGTTGGAGCCCAAGATCgaggagttgttgaaggctTAA